In the Maribacter sp. MJ134 genome, one interval contains:
- a CDS encoding CPBP family intramembrane glutamic endopeptidase produces the protein MLQELWSYIKNPNYTEDANQDFSYRFRTLVVLTALSIMASIVLGLTIAAFQGLFQLDLGKHAIDDLVENYPPVYLFLGAVVLAPVLEELLFRGPMIFFKRKSYFPIIYYALTLIFGFYHITNFEITTTIILMSPLLVSPQLFVGSALGFIRVRFGLLWAIGLHALYNLLLVGPILLLKVLNIPLE, from the coding sequence ATGCTACAAGAGCTTTGGAGTTATATTAAGAATCCAAATTATACCGAAGACGCCAATCAAGATTTCAGTTATCGATTTCGTACGCTAGTAGTTTTGACCGCGCTTTCCATTATGGCGAGTATAGTGCTTGGGTTAACGATTGCTGCCTTCCAAGGACTGTTTCAATTAGATCTAGGCAAACACGCCATAGATGACCTTGTTGAAAATTATCCACCTGTGTATCTCTTTTTGGGAGCAGTAGTGCTGGCTCCTGTCTTGGAGGAACTTCTATTCAGGGGACCTATGATTTTCTTTAAACGTAAATCTTATTTTCCGATCATCTATTATGCCCTAACCCTCATATTTGGTTTTTACCATATTACTAATTTTGAAATAACCACTACCATAATTCTCATGTCTCCCCTACTCGTCTCCCCCCAATTATTCGTAGGCAGTGCTTTAGGTTTTATTAGAGTCCGTTTTGGACTTCTTTGGGCTATTGGTCTTCATGCGCTTTATAACCTTTTATTGGTTGGTCCTATACTTTTGTTAAAGGTTTTAAATATACCCTTGGAATGA
- a CDS encoding TIGR02757 family protein, which yields MTKAALKEFLDEKVMAYNNPKFLESDPIQIPHGFHRKEDVEISAFLTATIAWGNRKSIINNSRKLMRLMDESPFEFVMHHTEDDLHHLQDFVHRTFNGLDLAFFVNSLQHIYKNHDGLEGIFTKYQEKDSLQPTISKFKEIFFELPHQTRTTKHVSDPLKGSAAKRINMFLRWMVRDANTDVDFGLWKHIPASKLSCPLDVHSGNVARKLKLLKRKQNDAKALAELDANLRKLDPLDPVKYDFALFGLGVFEKF from the coding sequence ATGACCAAAGCAGCATTGAAGGAATTTTTGGACGAAAAAGTAATGGCCTATAATAATCCAAAGTTCCTAGAATCGGACCCCATACAAATACCCCACGGATTTCACCGCAAGGAAGATGTTGAAATCAGTGCGTTTCTAACCGCCACCATAGCTTGGGGCAACCGCAAAAGTATTATCAACAACAGCCGAAAATTAATGCGCCTTATGGATGAAAGTCCGTTTGAGTTCGTCATGCACCATACCGAGGATGACTTACACCACTTGCAGGATTTCGTTCATCGTACCTTTAACGGACTAGATTTAGCTTTTTTTGTAAATAGTCTGCAACATATTTACAAAAATCATGACGGTCTGGAAGGCATCTTTACAAAATATCAAGAGAAGGATTCGCTCCAGCCTACGATATCTAAATTTAAAGAAATATTTTTTGAGCTTCCGCATCAGACTCGTACAACAAAACACGTTTCCGATCCTCTAAAAGGTTCCGCTGCAAAACGCATTAATATGTTTCTCCGATGGATGGTGAGAGATGCCAACACCGATGTCGATTTCGGATTATGGAAGCACATACCCGCTTCAAAACTTTCATGTCCGCTCGATGTTCATTCCGGGAACGTGGCCCGAAAATTAAAATTATTAAAGCGAAAACAGAACGATGCTAAAGCTTTGGCAGAGCTTGATGCAAATTTGAGGAAGTTAGACCCGCTTGAT